AAGGACTTCGGCAACGGCGTGCAGGTGCTCAACGGCCGCTTTGGCCCGTACATCACCGATGGCGAGAAGAACGCGCGCATTCCCAAGGACCAGGAACCGAAGGACCTGACCGAGGCACAGTGCGCGGAACTGCTGGCGGCTGCACCGGTGAAGAAGGGCCGCGGGGCCTTCAAGAAGACCGCTGCGAAGAAGACCGCAGCAAAGAAGGCTGCTGCCGAGAAAAAGCCGGCAGCGAAGAAAGCGGCTGCCAAGTCCACCACGAAGACGGCCACCAAGAAAACGACCGCCAAGAAGGCAGCGACTAAGAAGACCGCCGCCAAGAAGTCTGCCGCCAAGAAGCCGGCGGACGCGTAAGTGACGGCGCGCTTCACCCTGGGCGAGCTGGATGCCGCCGCCGCGTTGTTACGCGACGGCGGCGTGCTGGCCTACCCGACGGAAGCGGTCTATGGGTTGGGTTGCGACCCGCATGATCGTTCGGCCTTCGAGCGTCTGTTCGCACTCAAGCAGCGGCCACCCACCCAGGGCGTGCTGCTGATCGGGGCCGACTTTGCACAGGTCGAGCCTTATATCGACCTCACCGCCGTGCCTGCGGACGTGTTGGTCCAAGTGCGCGAAAGCTGGCCTGGTCCCCACACGTGGATCTTTCCGCGATCCTCGCTCGTACCCGACTGGGTGGCCGGCGCGCATGACGGCATCGCTTTGCGTGTGACGGCTCACGAGCCTGCTGCTGCCCTTTGCCGTGCTTATGGCGCGGCCCTCGTTTCCACCAGTGCCAACCCCCACGGTGAGCCCCCGGCCCGCAGCGCCGACATGGCGATCAGCTACTTCGGCGAGACGCTGGAGGGGGTGTTGGATGCTCCGGTCGGTGGCCAGCAGCGGCCGACGGTCATACGGGACGCCCTTTCGGGCGCTATCATTCGCGCCTGACCGAAGCCGGTCGACTCGCCGTTATTTCTTGGCGAGCATGAACGGCTTCCACACGCCGCAGGCTCCCGGTAGGGAGTGATTCAGTGGCTACCGCGAGGATGGGAACCGCGCGGGCTCTCTTTATTTTTCTGTCCGCACGTCGGGCCGGCATACACCGGACCGGAAGGGCTGACTGCTGTTGTCGGAGAACACCTTGGCAATCGTTTCTGAAAACCTCCAGCTCGAACGGTCCGCGCCGGGTCGGCCCCTGCTGGCGGCTGGTGCGCCGGAGCGCCCGGTCGTGTGGCGTGGGGCTCGGCCGGTGAGCGCCGCGCACTTTATGGCGCACGTGCAGGCAGTCGCCGGGCAGCTTCCCGCAGCCCCTGCCGCAGTGAACCTGTGCGAGGACCGCTACGCGTTCCTGGTGGCGTTCTGCGCGATCGCCCTTCGTGGCCAGACCAACCTGCTGCCCTCGTCCCGCGCGCCCAAGGCCGTGGCCGAGGTAATGGCTGCTCACCCCGGCTGCTATGCGCTGGGTGAGCAGGAGTTGGACGCGCCGCCCGCCCACTACCGCCACCTGCCTGGCCTGATGGATCCGCCGGCCGACGTCGAGGGCGTGCTCGAGATCCCGCTGCTTCCGGTCGACCAAGTCGTGGCCATTGGCTACACCTCCGGCTCGACTGGCGTGCCCAAGGGCAATCCCAAGACCTGGGGCAGCTTCCACGCCAGCAACACCGGCAACACGCGAGCACTGCAGGGAACCGTTGGCGAACACTTCCACGTAGTCGCCACGGTGCCGCCGCAGCACATGTACGGCATGGAGATGTCGGTGCTGATGCCTTTGCTCGGCGACGTCGCCGTGCATGCGGGCCGCCCGCTGCTGCCGGCCGATGTGGCGGCAGCGCTGGCCGACGTACCTCAGCCCCGCGTGCTGGTGACCACGCCGGTCCATCTGCGTGCCTTGATCGAATCAGGCGTGACGCTGCCGCCGATCGATGCGATGGTCTCTGCCACCGCCCCGATGCCCGTGGAATTGGCTCAGGCGGCCGAAGCACGCTTCGGCGCGCCGCTGCTGGAAGTGTTCGGCTCGACCGAGACCTGCGTGTTCGCTAGCCGCCGCTCCGCCTTCGACGAACCCTGGTCGCTGTACGACGACGTGCAGTTGCATCCGCAGCCCGACGGCACCCTGGTGCGCGCGCCGCAACTGGCGCAGCCGATGACGCTGGCGGACATCGTTACGCTGCACGACGGCGGCCGTCGCTTCCGCCTGTGCGGTCGCCATTCGGACTTGCTGGACATCGCTGGCAAGCGGGCGTCGCTGGGCGATCTGACGCGGCGACTGCAGGCTATTCCTGGGGTATTGGATGGCGTGGTGTTCCAGCTGGAAAGCGGAGACGCATTGGGCGTGCATCGCATTGCTGCGGTGGCAGTAGCACCGGGGCTGGATGAGCACACGATCCTCGATGCGTTTCGCGAGTCGGTGGACCCGGTGTTTTTGCCGCGGCCG
This genomic window from Dyella terrae contains:
- a CDS encoding L-threonylcarbamoyladenylate synthase encodes the protein MTARFTLGELDAAAALLRDGGVLAYPTEAVYGLGCDPHDRSAFERLFALKQRPPTQGVLLIGADFAQVEPYIDLTAVPADVLVQVRESWPGPHTWIFPRSSLVPDWVAGAHDGIALRVTAHEPAAALCRAYGAALVSTSANPHGEPPARSADMAISYFGETLEGVLDAPVGGQQRPTVIRDALSGAIIRA
- a CDS encoding AMP-binding protein, producing MAIVSENLQLERSAPGRPLLAAGAPERPVVWRGARPVSAAHFMAHVQAVAGQLPAAPAAVNLCEDRYAFLVAFCAIALRGQTNLLPSSRAPKAVAEVMAAHPGCYALGEQELDAPPAHYRHLPGLMDPPADVEGVLEIPLLPVDQVVAIGYTSGSTGVPKGNPKTWGSFHASNTGNTRALQGTVGEHFHVVATVPPQHMYGMEMSVLMPLLGDVAVHAGRPLLPADVAAALADVPQPRVLVTTPVHLRALIESGVTLPPIDAMVSATAPMPVELAQAAEARFGAPLLEVFGSTETCVFASRRSAFDEPWSLYDDVQLHPQPDGTLVRAPQLAQPMTLADIVTLHDGGRRFRLCGRHSDLLDIAGKRASLGDLTRRLQAIPGVLDGVVFQLESGDALGVHRIAAVAVAPGLDEHTILDAFRESVDPVFLPRPLKLVDSLPRNETGKLPRAALLALL